Proteins co-encoded in one Spirosoma endbachense genomic window:
- a CDS encoding hydantoinase/oxoprolinase family protein yields the protein MYKLGIDIGGTFTDLVLLNETTGELNFNKTLTTYDNPTNGVIAGATDLLSRAGLQFPDIGTIIHGTTLVTNAIIERKGAKTGLITTRGFEDVLEIGREYRYDVYDLQITMPEPLVPRTLRFGVSERVDYQGNVLTPLMEDDVAHIVEELVGRGVQSIAVCLLQSFTNPVHERALGNFIRQRYPEIYVSLSVDIMPELREYERTSTTAMNAYVQPLIDQYLNALNSQLTEIGFLGNLQIMLSSGRLTTVDGARQKPIQLLESGPAGGAMAGVFFGKLTGHTDIATFDMGGTTAKTSLIFNHQPELTNEFEVARVSRFKKGSGLPVRIPLIDMTEIGAGGSSIAYVDKLGLLKVGPESATTESGPACYGRGGTRPTVTDCDLLLGYLNEDYFLGGSIRLDKAAAQHAVEEHIAKPLGISVREAAMGVHRIVNENMANAARVHILGKGHDPRNYSLLAFGGAGPVHAFDVARLLGSPELIIPVGAGVTSALGFLVSPTASERVRSYVCPIARLDWARLNDVLADMEEEGFHFLEQTGHKSAEATVTRMADMRYMGQGHEISVRVPNGILSPLSMVELEASFGEEYQLRFGTTIDNAVIEAVTWRVMVSSLPVFFSPKRANIEQKRIEGGKDFSGLKGYRQVYYSGDTVPCACPVYDRYQIRPNEYLSGPAIIEEVESTVVIGNRAYVRMDEHRNLIISLKR from the coding sequence ATGTACAAACTTGGTATCGACATCGGCGGAACATTTACAGACCTGGTCCTTCTTAATGAAACGACCGGTGAGCTTAATTTTAATAAAACGTTGACTACCTACGATAATCCTACCAATGGTGTTATTGCTGGTGCAACAGATTTACTGAGTCGGGCAGGACTTCAATTTCCCGACATTGGCACGATCATCCACGGGACCACCCTGGTTACGAATGCCATTATCGAACGAAAAGGCGCTAAAACCGGCCTGATAACCACGCGCGGATTTGAAGACGTTCTCGAAATAGGGCGCGAATATCGCTACGACGTATATGACCTTCAGATTACCATGCCGGAGCCGCTGGTGCCGCGTACTTTGCGATTTGGGGTTTCGGAGCGGGTAGATTATCAGGGAAATGTGCTGACTCCGTTGATGGAGGACGATGTCGCTCACATTGTTGAAGAACTTGTTGGGCGGGGCGTTCAGTCGATAGCGGTCTGTCTGCTCCAGTCGTTTACCAATCCTGTGCACGAACGGGCGCTGGGCAATTTCATCCGGCAGCGTTATCCGGAGATTTATGTCAGTTTGTCGGTGGATATCATGCCCGAACTGCGTGAATACGAGCGCACCTCCACAACGGCAATGAATGCGTACGTGCAGCCGCTGATTGATCAATACCTGAATGCGTTGAACAGTCAGCTTACTGAAATTGGCTTTTTGGGTAACCTTCAGATCATGCTGTCGAGTGGGCGGCTGACTACCGTTGATGGAGCTCGGCAAAAGCCCATTCAACTGCTCGAATCCGGCCCGGCCGGGGGAGCTATGGCTGGTGTGTTTTTTGGGAAACTTACGGGGCATACTGACATCGCTACCTTCGATATGGGAGGAACTACGGCGAAAACATCGTTGATTTTTAATCATCAGCCTGAACTGACAAACGAGTTTGAAGTAGCTCGTGTAAGTCGATTCAAAAAAGGCTCTGGATTGCCCGTCCGAATCCCATTGATTGATATGACTGAAATTGGCGCCGGAGGCAGTAGCATTGCTTACGTAGACAAACTTGGTCTGTTGAAAGTAGGTCCGGAAAGTGCGACGACCGAGTCGGGGCCAGCCTGCTATGGACGAGGAGGCACACGGCCAACTGTTACCGATTGCGACCTCTTGCTGGGGTATTTAAACGAAGATTATTTCCTTGGTGGCAGCATCCGCTTAGACAAGGCCGCAGCTCAGCACGCTGTAGAAGAGCATATAGCCAAACCTCTTGGCATTAGTGTTCGGGAGGCCGCAATGGGTGTTCACCGAATTGTGAACGAGAACATGGCCAATGCGGCCCGTGTCCATATTCTGGGGAAAGGGCATGATCCCCGTAACTACAGTTTACTGGCCTTTGGTGGAGCTGGACCCGTTCATGCCTTCGATGTAGCACGGTTGCTGGGATCGCCGGAGTTGATTATTCCGGTTGGAGCTGGCGTAACATCGGCGCTTGGTTTTCTGGTATCGCCGACTGCTTCCGAACGGGTTCGCAGTTACGTGTGTCCGATTGCCCGTCTCGATTGGGCACGGCTGAACGATGTGCTTGCCGATATGGAAGAGGAGGGTTTTCATTTTCTGGAGCAAACAGGCCATAAATCAGCTGAAGCTACCGTCACACGTATGGCTGATATGCGGTATATGGGGCAGGGACATGAAATTTCGGTCAGAGTTCCCAATGGAATTCTTTCGCCCCTGTCAATGGTCGAACTCGAAGCCAGTTTTGGCGAAGAGTATCAACTTCGGTTTGGTACCACAATCGACAATGCCGTTATTGAAGCGGTTACGTGGCGTGTTATGGTTAGTAGTCTTCCTGTATTCTTTAGCCCTAAGCGAGCAAACATCGAGCAAAAGCGGATTGAAGGCGGTAAAGATTTTTCGGGATTGAAAGGATATCGACAGGTGTATTATAGCGGAGATACCGTTCCCTGTGCCTGTCCGGTTTATGATCGCTACCAAATCCGGCCCAACGAATATTTATCCGGTCCGGCTATCATCGAAGAAGTAGAGTCGACGGTCGTTATTGGCAATCGAGCGTATGTGCGGATGGATGAGCACAGAAATCTGATCATTAGCCTGAAACGATAA